One stretch of Sebaldella sp. S0638 DNA includes these proteins:
- a CDS encoding M48 family metallopeptidase: MKKEIILGYEVERKKIKNINLRIYPDRRIYISAPLKLHTDYIENFIRSKKSWIEEVQKRLDSLPKNPELQYVSGEKLSYLGRLYELEVRNGNENRIHFNNEKFILIVKEDIYELKKKITEKWYFEKAKALFPQVMDKYLNILGERIEHLSIKKMKSRWGSCNHRKKYINLNTELVKKPVPCIEYVVLHEIAHLRHPNHSRDFYHHIERYMPDYRQREKLLKEFRIY, encoded by the coding sequence ATGAAAAAAGAGATAATACTCGGATATGAAGTGGAAAGAAAGAAAATAAAAAACATTAATTTACGAATTTATCCTGACAGAAGAATTTATATATCAGCACCGCTGAAGCTTCATACAGATTATATAGAAAATTTTATAAGATCAAAAAAAAGCTGGATAGAGGAAGTGCAAAAAAGGCTTGACAGTCTTCCGAAAAATCCGGAATTACAATATGTATCAGGAGAAAAGCTGAGCTATCTCGGACGGCTTTATGAGCTGGAAGTAAGAAACGGGAATGAAAACAGAATTCATTTTAATAATGAAAAATTTATTCTTATTGTAAAAGAAGATATTTATGAATTAAAAAAGAAAATAACTGAAAAATGGTACTTTGAAAAGGCAAAAGCTTTATTTCCACAGGTTATGGATAAATATCTGAATATCCTCGGTGAAAGAATAGAGCATCTTTCGATAAAAAAAATGAAATCAAGATGGGGTTCATGCAATCACAGAAAAAAATATATTAATCTTAATACAGAACTGGTAAAAAAGCCTGTACCTTGTATAGAATATGTTGTTCTTCATGAAATAGCTCATTTAAGACACCCTAACCACAGCAGGGATTTTTATCATCATATAGAAAGATACATGCCCGATTACAGACAGAGGGAAAAGCTTCTGAAAGAGTTTAGAATATATTAG